From a region of the Sphingopyxis sp. YR583 genome:
- a CDS encoding DUF1214 domain-containing protein — MKSWHRYAITLVGGLAVGLGGAWALTNGGLGDGGIRNGPWTTSLGYGTKATDPLTRAMVARSGLLALPAKETIYWMAKSDAAGAPLDGNCRYSLSGKPLDARWWSVTVYDDKGYLVDNPGRIWSVNGANVALDAKGEWRVTISPDKPAGAAWLPGIKGRPFQLTLRMYNPGKAFRADPAKAALPLFVKEGC; from the coding sequence ATGAAGAGCTGGCACCGCTATGCGATCACTCTGGTGGGCGGATTGGCGGTGGGGCTCGGCGGCGCTTGGGCGCTGACCAATGGAGGGCTAGGCGACGGCGGGATCCGGAACGGCCCGTGGACGACTTCGCTCGGCTACGGCACCAAGGCGACCGACCCGCTGACGCGCGCGATGGTTGCGCGCTCCGGCCTGCTCGCGCTGCCCGCGAAGGAAACCATCTACTGGATGGCGAAAAGCGATGCCGCCGGGGCACCGCTCGACGGCAATTGCCGTTACAGCCTGTCGGGTAAGCCGCTCGACGCGCGCTGGTGGAGCGTGACGGTCTATGACGACAAGGGCTATCTCGTCGATAATCCGGGCCGCATATGGTCGGTCAACGGCGCCAATGTCGCGCTCGATGCCAAGGGTGAGTGGCGCGTCACGATATCGCCCGACAAGCCCGCGGGCGCCGCGTGGCTACCCGGTATAAAGGGACGTCCGTTTCAGTTGACGCTGCGCATGTATAATCCCGGCAAGGCGTTCCGCGCCGATCCGGCGAAGGCTGCGCTACCGCTCTTCGTGAAGGAGGGTTGCTGA
- a CDS encoding DUF1254 domain-containing protein yields MRTWLGPAIFGLIVAAATAWAVIAYLPYGLMNVAMDRLGQGGINAMSYGNLATPERQPVVRPSPDLAYSSCPYDLANGPVAIDVAPVPGRYSSLSLFDAATDVIFVRNDVEAGGKPYRIIVARDGQAVPAGAEIVRTNHDRGIALIRLLLKDPTEIGALDAVRRQSSCRTVTNPK; encoded by the coding sequence ATGCGCACTTGGCTCGGTCCCGCAATTTTCGGCTTGATCGTCGCCGCGGCGACGGCATGGGCCGTGATCGCTTATCTTCCCTATGGATTGATGAACGTCGCGATGGACCGGTTGGGGCAGGGCGGGATCAACGCGATGTCCTACGGCAATCTCGCCACGCCCGAGCGTCAGCCCGTTGTGCGGCCCAGTCCCGACCTTGCCTATTCAAGCTGTCCCTATGATTTGGCGAACGGGCCGGTTGCCATAGATGTCGCACCGGTGCCGGGGCGCTACAGTTCGCTCAGCCTGTTCGACGCGGCGACCGACGTCATTTTTGTCCGCAACGATGTCGAGGCAGGCGGGAAGCCCTATCGAATCATCGTTGCGCGCGACGGGCAGGCTGTCCCTGCGGGCGCCGAAATCGTCCGCACGAATCACGATCGCGGGATCGCGCTGATCCGTCTTCTGCTGAAAGACCCCACGGAAATCGGTGCCCTCGATGCAGTCCGGCGCCAATCGTCGTGCCGGACGGTCACAAATCCGAAATAG